A portion of the Micromonospora tarapacensis genome contains these proteins:
- a CDS encoding ArsR/SmtB family transcription factor, which translates to MADALSAAAEPTRRRLLQLLATGPRTVNELAEHFTVTRPAISQHLAVLADAGLVTARKDGRQRLYSVVPAGIAQLRAEIDRFWSTELDLLVHDAAKRATTQPKEHR; encoded by the coding sequence GTGGCCGACGCCCTCTCCGCAGCAGCCGAGCCGACCCGGCGACGCCTTCTTCAGCTGCTGGCGACAGGTCCGCGGACAGTCAACGAGCTGGCCGAGCACTTCACGGTGACCCGACCGGCGATCTCCCAACACCTCGCGGTGCTGGCTGACGCCGGGCTCGTGACCGCCCGCAAGGACGGTCGGCAACGCCTCTACAGCGTCGTCCCCGCCGGCATCGCTCAACTGCGGGCCGAGATCGACCGCTTCTGGAGCACCGAGCTCGACCTCTTGGTGCACGACGCCGCCAAGAGAGCCACCACGCAACCCAAGGAGCATCGCTAA
- a CDS encoding winged helix-turn-helix transcriptional regulator, translating to MVNVHRSGCPINLSLELLGDRWSLLILRDMIFGDLRHFRELLTGSQEGIASNILANRLKTLVEQGMLTKGNDATHKQKVIYSLTEPAIGLVPVMAELGAWGTRWLPVDDEMSARARALRDGGPELCHRFMAELREEHLGIPARTAADGHTVRELLQMAYLSVTTASKT from the coding sequence ATGGTCAACGTCCATCGCTCCGGCTGCCCCATCAACCTGTCGCTCGAACTGCTCGGCGACAGGTGGAGCTTGCTGATCCTGCGGGACATGATCTTCGGCGACCTGCGGCATTTCCGGGAACTACTAACCGGATCCCAGGAGGGCATCGCCTCCAACATCCTCGCGAACCGGCTGAAGACGCTGGTCGAGCAAGGCATGCTGACCAAGGGGAACGACGCAACCCACAAACAGAAGGTCATCTATAGCTTGACCGAGCCGGCCATCGGACTGGTGCCCGTCATGGCCGAACTCGGCGCCTGGGGAACCCGGTGGCTGCCGGTCGACGATGAAATGTCTGCCCGTGCCCGAGCTCTGCGCGACGGCGGCCCGGAACTCTGCCACCGCTTCATGGCCGAACTCCGTGAGGAACACCTCGGAATCCCCGCGCGCACGGCGGCGGACGGCCACACCGTCCGTGAACTCCTTCAGATGGCCTACCTGTCCGTCACCACGGCAAGCAAGACGTGA
- a CDS encoding YciI family protein translates to MAKFVTIGYGDQAEYDRVDPSVRDAAHAHDARLRQDGTDMGIAGQPVQVRNHDSVEVTTSDGPFMSSALPVAGFAIIEAATLAEAIHMVSRTPCAVAHGVVEVWPLHESP, encoded by the coding sequence ATGGCGAAGTTCGTGACGATCGGATACGGCGACCAGGCGGAGTACGACCGCGTCGACCCCAGCGTCCGGGACGCAGCGCACGCGCACGACGCCCGACTGCGCCAGGATGGAACTGACATGGGCATCGCGGGCCAGCCGGTCCAGGTCCGCAACCATGATAGTGTCGAAGTGACCACATCCGACGGGCCGTTCATGTCCTCCGCACTGCCGGTGGCCGGATTCGCCATCATCGAGGCAGCGACATTAGCCGAGGCCATCCACATGGTGTCGCGGACACCCTGCGCCGTCGCGCACGGCGTAGTCGAGGTATGGCCACTGCACGAGTCACCGTGA
- a CDS encoding transposase, with protein sequence MRTGKEIVYGIASMPADLTPPAHLNHYIRRHWTVENRLHYVRDVTFREDASQLRTGTAPRAAATFRNLSASTFRFAGRANIAHARRDLHDRADVFAVYSI encoded by the coding sequence GTGCGCACCGGCAAGGAAATCGTGTACGGCATCGCCAGCATGCCCGCCGACCTGACCCCACCCGCACATCTCAACCACTACATCCGCCGACACTGGACCGTGGAAAACCGACTCCACTACGTCAGGGACGTCACCTTCCGAGAAGACGCATCCCAGCTCAGAACCGGTACCGCACCCCGAGCCGCAGCCACTTTCCGTAACCTTTCGGCGAGTACCTTCCGGTTCGCAGGACGCGCGAACATCGCCCACGCCCGCCGCGACCTCCACGACCGCGCCGATGTCTTCGCCGTCTACAGCATCTAG
- a CDS encoding Imm7 family immunity protein, which translates to MGGDVYEFHGWFRLSETTEESDAGQLDANIDELNELVAGLEFPTNVSAKVTVLNGEYYLFLHGVANRRRDEAVGMRQVLQFVARRLPGSYGLLYEKDEEMPVPPGPNAFRVHVMARGEITERLDPFLSPIHPVIED; encoded by the coding sequence TTGGGGGGTGACGTGTACGAGTTCCACGGTTGGTTTCGCCTCTCGGAGACCACCGAGGAGTCGGACGCAGGCCAACTCGACGCCAACATCGACGAGCTGAACGAGTTGGTGGCCGGGTTGGAATTCCCGACGAACGTCTCGGCGAAGGTGACCGTACTCAACGGGGAGTACTACCTGTTCCTGCATGGGGTGGCCAACCGACGACGGGACGAGGCGGTGGGGATGCGCCAGGTGCTCCAGTTCGTCGCCCGACGGCTGCCAGGGTCCTACGGCCTCCTCTACGAGAAGGACGAGGAAATGCCCGTCCCTCCCGGTCCGAACGCGTTCCGGGTGCACGTCATGGCGCGGGGTGAGATCACCGAACGTCTCGATCCGTTCCTGTCACCCATCCATCCCGTCATCGAGGACTGA
- a CDS encoding ISAs1 family transposase: MSDGRSSQGRDHPAVVVLVLVAAVTVAGMTGYTAMAGWVADVPQPALTDLYLRAGVLPAGRPSRSTLWRVCTDTDPQALDTAIGAWTTARRSGRDRQGEAPPGDAVAPEPEPADLVRLDGKTVCGAVDADGQQLHLLAALAGGVEPGTPAVVIGQVHVAGAKTNEPACARDLLETLDLDGRTVTADALHTVKATAELIHSRGGQFVFPVTENRQALFDALNMLPWPRVRSRPAAPISATDGPLGAPSGCCPPRPTCRSRTSTRFG, encoded by the coding sequence GTGTCGGACGGCCGGTCGTCGCAGGGCCGGGATCATCCGGCGGTGGTGGTGTTGGTGCTGGTCGCGGCGGTGACGGTGGCGGGGATGACCGGGTACACGGCGATGGCGGGCTGGGTGGCCGACGTGCCACAACCGGCGTTGACTGACTTGTATCTTCGGGCCGGTGTGTTGCCGGCCGGTCGGCCGTCACGGTCGACGCTGTGGCGGGTGTGCACCGATACCGATCCGCAGGCCCTGGACACCGCGATCGGGGCGTGGACGACGGCGCGCCGATCAGGCCGCGATCGGCAGGGTGAGGCCCCGCCCGGCGACGCTGTGGCACCGGAGCCCGAACCCGCGGATCTGGTCCGCCTGGACGGCAAGACGGTCTGCGGCGCCGTCGACGCCGACGGGCAGCAGCTGCACCTGCTCGCGGCATTGGCCGGCGGCGTCGAGCCCGGTACACCTGCGGTGGTGATCGGCCAGGTCCACGTCGCCGGGGCCAAGACCAACGAACCGGCCTGCGCCCGTGACCTGCTGGAAACCCTCGACCTCGACGGCAGGACCGTCACCGCGGACGCGTTACACACCGTCAAGGCCACCGCTGAGCTCATCCACTCCCGCGGTGGCCAGTTCGTGTTCCCGGTCACGGAGAACCGGCAGGCCCTGTTCGACGCTCTCAACATGCTGCCCTGGCCGCGCGTCCGATCGCGGCCAGCCGCACCGATATCGGCCACGGACGGACCACTCGGCGCACCATCCGGGTGCTGCCCGCCCCGGCCGACCTGCCGTTCCCGCACGTCAACCAGGTTTGGCTGA
- a CDS encoding transposase yields the protein MSIEMHSLPGYAPELNPVELLNGDIKRHVAQANPTTPAELPQQPPRICAAARTSPRS from the coding sequence GTGAGCATTGAGATGCACTCTCTGCCCGGCTACGCACCCGAACTCAACCCCGTGGAACTGCTCAACGGCGACATCAAACGGCATGTGGCCCAAGCGAACCCGACCACCCCCGCCGAACTTCCGCAGCAGCCGCCGCGCATCTGCGCCGCCGCCAGAACCAGCCCGAGGTCGTAA
- a CDS encoding RHS repeat-associated core domain-containing protein codes for MPDTSNSDTIPADATRNSATRPHTRFAPISRTGSSQHELATNEPVRKTRGTPIAVRTLIGLVWSGSDHHGTEQVQINADDLTTNRRRHLPYGEDRSATQPTFSGTRGFVGGTQDDTGLTHLGAREYDPTLGRFISIDPIMDLANPQQMHGYAYSNNSPVTYSDPSGLYFEEGSHGDGQRGFVTETFSGKSKVRVSGKPLGLSTRPEQPAGGTSKLVPNPVPPLLRPLGAPDLVEPWAPAHQPAVQPAPPAGQTTQSTPKKSCKAWSWLCSTGQFLLDNRGAILNGAAVVAMGACIVATAGACGAVAIGAAAVSIGYRGYDFVQSERTAADLGKLGIGVVTDVALTRIPTARVRVPGRSKKYWGDWDIPLGRVGQKLTGATKLHLSPGRMEQAYPVSPYRATGVIAGWSIGTNHDPATSAYSYLVER; via the coding sequence TTGCCAGATACATCGAACTCCGATACAATTCCCGCAGACGCCACTCGAAACTCGGCTACAAGACCCCACACGAGGTTCGCACCGATTTCGAGGACCGGCAGCTCGCAGCATGAATTAGCCACAAACGAGCCTGTCCGGAAAACGCGGGGCACTCCAATCGCCGTACGCACCCTGATCGGCCTGGTCTGGAGCGGCAGCGACCACCACGGCACCGAACAAGTCCAAATCAACGCCGACGACCTCACCACCAACCGCAGGCGCCACCTCCCCTACGGCGAAGACCGCAGCGCCACCCAACCCACCTTCTCCGGCACCCGAGGATTCGTCGGCGGCACCCAAGACGACACCGGCCTCACCCACCTCGGCGCCCGCGAATACGACCCCACCCTCGGCCGATTCATCAGCATCGACCCCATCATGGACCTCGCAAACCCGCAACAGATGCACGGGTACGCGTATAGCAACAACTCCCCGGTTACCTACAGCGACCCCAGTGGCCTCTACTTCGAGGAGGGTAGCCACGGCGACGGCCAGCGTGGCTTTGTCACCGAGACTTTCTCTGGGAAGAGTAAGGTGAGGGTAAGCGGAAAGCCACTTGGGTTGAGCACGCGGCCGGAGCAACCCGCAGGCGGCACCAGCAAGCTGGTGCCCAACCCTGTTCCCCCGCTGCTGCGGCCTTTGGGCGCGCCGGACTTGGTCGAACCTTGGGCGCCGGCCCATCAGCCGGCTGTCCAACCTGCACCACCGGCTGGACAGACCACCCAGAGTACACCTAAGAAAAGTTGCAAAGCGTGGTCCTGGCTGTGCAGTACCGGGCAGTTCTTACTCGATAATCGGGGCGCGATCCTCAACGGAGCAGCCGTCGTAGCGATGGGCGCATGTATCGTTGCTACCGCTGGTGCCTGTGGTGCAGTGGCGATTGGTGCAGCAGCTGTCAGTATCGGATATCGTGGCTATGATTTTGTGCAAAGTGAGAGGACGGCAGCCGACCTAGGCAAGCTGGGCATCGGAGTCGTCACGGATGTGGCCCTGACGCGCATCCCGACCGCAAGGGTTCGCGTACCCGGGCGTAGTAAAAAATATTGGGGGGACTGGGATATTCCTCTTGGTCGAGTGGGGCAGAAGTTGACAGGCGCAACGAAGCTGCATTTATCGCCTGGACGAATGGAGCAGGCATACCCAGTAAGTCCTTATCGGGCCACTGGTGTAATCGCGGGGTGGTCGATCGGGACTAATCATGATCCGGCGACCAGTGCCTACAGCTATCTTGTTGAGCGGTAA